The Diceros bicornis minor isolate mBicDic1 chromosome 15, mDicBic1.mat.cur, whole genome shotgun sequence genome has a window encoding:
- the CD86 gene encoding T-lymphocyte activation antigen CD86 isoform X4 — MGLSNTLFVMAFLLSGAASIKSQAYFNETGHLPCHFPNSQNISLDELVLFWQNQDKMVLYELYLGKENPDNVHAEYKGRTSFDQDSWTLRLHNVQIKDKGLYQCFIHHKGPKGLVPAYQMSSELSVLANFSQPEILLISNRTENSDIINLTCSSTQGYPEPKKMYFLLETENSTTKYDAVMNKSQNNVTELYNVSISLSFSVPSETNNVSIFCVLQPEPMETELLSPPYNIGAKPRETPLPDKDHTVWIAGLLLTLVIVCVMLLFLTRRKWKKKQPGRSRECETMRVEEKESEQTEERVENREISDEARRVVNISKTASGD, encoded by the exons ATGGGACTGAGTAACACTCTCTTTGTGATGGCCTTCCTGCTTTCTG GTGCTGCTTCCATAAAGAGCCAGGCATATTTCAATGAGACTGGACACCTGCCATGCCACTTTCCAAACTCTCAAAACATAAGCCTGGATGAGCTGGTACTATTTTGGCAGAACCAGGATAAGATGGTTCTGTATGAGCTATATTTAGGCAAAGAGAACCCTGACAATGTTCATGCCGAGTATAAGGGCCGCACAAGCTTTGACCAGGACAGTTGGACCCTGAGACTCCACAACGTTCAGATCAAGGACAAAGGCTTGTATCAGTGTTTCATCCATCATAAAGGGCCCAAAGGACTGGTTCCCGCCTACCAGATGAGTTCTGAGCTATCAGTGCTTG CTAACTTCAGTCAACCTGAAATACTGCTAATTTCTAATAGAACAGAAAATTCTGACATCATAAATTTGACCTGCTCATCTACACAAGGTTACCCAGAACCTAAGAAGATGTATTTTTTGCTAGAAACTGAGAATTCAACTACTAAGTATGATGCTGtcatgaataaatctcaaaataatgtcACGGAACTATACAACGTTTCTATCAGCTTGTCTTTTTCAGTCCCTTCCGAAACAAACAATGTGAGCATCTTCTGTGTCCTGCAGCCTGAGCCAATGGAGACAGAGCTTCTCTCCCCACCTTACAATATAG GTGCAAAGCCACGTGAGACACCCCTGCCTGACAAAGACCACACCGTCTGGATTGCAGGTCTACTTCTAACACTGGTCATTGTGTGTGTGATGCTGTTGTTTCTAACCCGAAGGAAATGGAAGAAGAAGCAGCCTGGCCGCTCTCGTGAGTGTG AAACCATGAgagtggaggagaaagagagtgaaCAGACTGAGGAAAG aGTAGAAAATCGTGAAATATCCGAT
- the CD86 gene encoding T-lymphocyte activation antigen CD86 isoform X3, whose product MTLGTMGLSNTLFVMAFLLSGAASIKSQAYFNETGHLPCHFPNSQNISLDELVLFWQNQDKMVLYELYLGKENPDNVHAEYKGRTSFDQDSWTLRLHNVQIKDKGLYQCFIHHKGPKGLVPAYQMSSELSVLANFSQPEILLISNRTENSDIINLTCSSTQGYPEPKKMYFLLETENSTTKYDAVMNKSQNNVTELYNVSISLSFSVPSETNNVSIFCVLQPEPMETELLSPPYNIGAKPRETPLPDKDHTVWIAGLLLTLVIVCVMLLFLTRRKWKKKQPGRSRECETMRVEEKESEQTEERVENREISDEARRVVNISKTASGD is encoded by the exons CACTATGGGACTGAGTAACACTCTCTTTGTGATGGCCTTCCTGCTTTCTG GTGCTGCTTCCATAAAGAGCCAGGCATATTTCAATGAGACTGGACACCTGCCATGCCACTTTCCAAACTCTCAAAACATAAGCCTGGATGAGCTGGTACTATTTTGGCAGAACCAGGATAAGATGGTTCTGTATGAGCTATATTTAGGCAAAGAGAACCCTGACAATGTTCATGCCGAGTATAAGGGCCGCACAAGCTTTGACCAGGACAGTTGGACCCTGAGACTCCACAACGTTCAGATCAAGGACAAAGGCTTGTATCAGTGTTTCATCCATCATAAAGGGCCCAAAGGACTGGTTCCCGCCTACCAGATGAGTTCTGAGCTATCAGTGCTTG CTAACTTCAGTCAACCTGAAATACTGCTAATTTCTAATAGAACAGAAAATTCTGACATCATAAATTTGACCTGCTCATCTACACAAGGTTACCCAGAACCTAAGAAGATGTATTTTTTGCTAGAAACTGAGAATTCAACTACTAAGTATGATGCTGtcatgaataaatctcaaaataatgtcACGGAACTATACAACGTTTCTATCAGCTTGTCTTTTTCAGTCCCTTCCGAAACAAACAATGTGAGCATCTTCTGTGTCCTGCAGCCTGAGCCAATGGAGACAGAGCTTCTCTCCCCACCTTACAATATAG GTGCAAAGCCACGTGAGACACCCCTGCCTGACAAAGACCACACCGTCTGGATTGCAGGTCTACTTCTAACACTGGTCATTGTGTGTGTGATGCTGTTGTTTCTAACCCGAAGGAAATGGAAGAAGAAGCAGCCTGGCCGCTCTCGTGAGTGTG AAACCATGAgagtggaggagaaagagagtgaaCAGACTGAGGAAAG aGTAGAAAATCGTGAAATATCCGAT
- the CD86 gene encoding T-lymphocyte activation antigen CD86 isoform X2 — protein MDLGCTMGLSNTLFVMAFLLSGAASIKSQAYFNETGHLPCHFPNSQNISLDELVLFWQNQDKMVLYELYLGKENPDNVHAEYKGRTSFDQDSWTLRLHNVQIKDKGLYQCFIHHKGPKGLVPAYQMSSELSVLANFSQPEILLISNRTENSDIINLTCSSTQGYPEPKKMYFLLETENSTTKYDAVMNKSQNNVTELYNVSISLSFSVPSETNNVSIFCVLQPEPMETELLSPPYNIGAKPRETPLPDKDHTVWIAGLLLTLVIVCVMLLFLTRRKWKKKQPGRSRECETMRVEEKESEQTEERVENREISDEARRVVNISKTASGD, from the exons CACTATGGGACTGAGTAACACTCTCTTTGTGATGGCCTTCCTGCTTTCTG GTGCTGCTTCCATAAAGAGCCAGGCATATTTCAATGAGACTGGACACCTGCCATGCCACTTTCCAAACTCTCAAAACATAAGCCTGGATGAGCTGGTACTATTTTGGCAGAACCAGGATAAGATGGTTCTGTATGAGCTATATTTAGGCAAAGAGAACCCTGACAATGTTCATGCCGAGTATAAGGGCCGCACAAGCTTTGACCAGGACAGTTGGACCCTGAGACTCCACAACGTTCAGATCAAGGACAAAGGCTTGTATCAGTGTTTCATCCATCATAAAGGGCCCAAAGGACTGGTTCCCGCCTACCAGATGAGTTCTGAGCTATCAGTGCTTG CTAACTTCAGTCAACCTGAAATACTGCTAATTTCTAATAGAACAGAAAATTCTGACATCATAAATTTGACCTGCTCATCTACACAAGGTTACCCAGAACCTAAGAAGATGTATTTTTTGCTAGAAACTGAGAATTCAACTACTAAGTATGATGCTGtcatgaataaatctcaaaataatgtcACGGAACTATACAACGTTTCTATCAGCTTGTCTTTTTCAGTCCCTTCCGAAACAAACAATGTGAGCATCTTCTGTGTCCTGCAGCCTGAGCCAATGGAGACAGAGCTTCTCTCCCCACCTTACAATATAG GTGCAAAGCCACGTGAGACACCCCTGCCTGACAAAGACCACACCGTCTGGATTGCAGGTCTACTTCTAACACTGGTCATTGTGTGTGTGATGCTGTTGTTTCTAACCCGAAGGAAATGGAAGAAGAAGCAGCCTGGCCGCTCTCGTGAGTGTG AAACCATGAgagtggaggagaaagagagtgaaCAGACTGAGGAAAG aGTAGAAAATCGTGAAATATCCGAT
- the CD86 gene encoding T-lymphocyte activation antigen CD86 isoform X1: MGICDSTMGLSNTLFVMAFLLSGAASIKSQAYFNETGHLPCHFPNSQNISLDELVLFWQNQDKMVLYELYLGKENPDNVHAEYKGRTSFDQDSWTLRLHNVQIKDKGLYQCFIHHKGPKGLVPAYQMSSELSVLANFSQPEILLISNRTENSDIINLTCSSTQGYPEPKKMYFLLETENSTTKYDAVMNKSQNNVTELYNVSISLSFSVPSETNNVSIFCVLQPEPMETELLSPPYNIGAKPRETPLPDKDHTVWIAGLLLTLVIVCVMLLFLTRRKWKKKQPGRSRECETMRVEEKESEQTEERVENREISDEARRVVNISKTASGD, translated from the exons CACTATGGGACTGAGTAACACTCTCTTTGTGATGGCCTTCCTGCTTTCTG GTGCTGCTTCCATAAAGAGCCAGGCATATTTCAATGAGACTGGACACCTGCCATGCCACTTTCCAAACTCTCAAAACATAAGCCTGGATGAGCTGGTACTATTTTGGCAGAACCAGGATAAGATGGTTCTGTATGAGCTATATTTAGGCAAAGAGAACCCTGACAATGTTCATGCCGAGTATAAGGGCCGCACAAGCTTTGACCAGGACAGTTGGACCCTGAGACTCCACAACGTTCAGATCAAGGACAAAGGCTTGTATCAGTGTTTCATCCATCATAAAGGGCCCAAAGGACTGGTTCCCGCCTACCAGATGAGTTCTGAGCTATCAGTGCTTG CTAACTTCAGTCAACCTGAAATACTGCTAATTTCTAATAGAACAGAAAATTCTGACATCATAAATTTGACCTGCTCATCTACACAAGGTTACCCAGAACCTAAGAAGATGTATTTTTTGCTAGAAACTGAGAATTCAACTACTAAGTATGATGCTGtcatgaataaatctcaaaataatgtcACGGAACTATACAACGTTTCTATCAGCTTGTCTTTTTCAGTCCCTTCCGAAACAAACAATGTGAGCATCTTCTGTGTCCTGCAGCCTGAGCCAATGGAGACAGAGCTTCTCTCCCCACCTTACAATATAG GTGCAAAGCCACGTGAGACACCCCTGCCTGACAAAGACCACACCGTCTGGATTGCAGGTCTACTTCTAACACTGGTCATTGTGTGTGTGATGCTGTTGTTTCTAACCCGAAGGAAATGGAAGAAGAAGCAGCCTGGCCGCTCTCGTGAGTGTG AAACCATGAgagtggaggagaaagagagtgaaCAGACTGAGGAAAG aGTAGAAAATCGTGAAATATCCGAT